Proteins encoded within one genomic window of Amorphoplanes friuliensis DSM 7358:
- a CDS encoding GOLPH3/VPS74 family protein, with protein sequence MTSIALAEELLLLAYDDQTGKATGSRIGLDLGMSAAVLVDLALAGRIAYVNGNLVVNDPTPIGDPIADLVLAKAAADEPHTPAQWVQRLRHNLRNRVLQDLIARGVVRDVDETQMGHIHVHRYPTADPAYEAEIRKRLAEALITDAPPDERTAALATLLVATRMEPALRLPPEEAARAHDRLEQIANGAGFSGTVNIEDSIVRPSVALVVATLGRAIQAALGAPKTL encoded by the coding sequence ATGACCTCCATCGCGCTCGCTGAGGAACTCCTCCTCCTCGCGTACGACGACCAGACCGGCAAGGCGACCGGTTCCCGCATCGGGCTCGACCTCGGCATGTCCGCGGCCGTGCTGGTGGACCTCGCGCTGGCCGGCCGGATCGCCTACGTGAACGGGAACCTGGTCGTCAACGACCCCACACCGATCGGTGACCCCATCGCCGACCTGGTGCTCGCCAAGGCCGCGGCGGACGAGCCGCACACCCCGGCGCAGTGGGTCCAGCGTCTGCGGCACAACCTGCGCAACCGGGTCCTGCAGGACCTGATCGCCCGGGGCGTCGTGCGCGACGTGGACGAGACCCAGATGGGTCACATCCACGTGCACCGTTATCCGACGGCCGACCCGGCCTACGAGGCCGAGATCCGCAAGCGGCTGGCCGAGGCGCTGATCACCGATGCGCCGCCGGACGAGCGGACGGCCGCGCTGGCCACCCTGCTCGTCGCGACCCGGATGGAGCCGGCCCTGCGCCTGCCCCCGGAGGAGGCGGCGCGCGCCCACGACCGGCTCGAGCAGATCGCCAACGGCGCCGGCTTCTCCGGCACCGTGAACATCGAGGACTCGATCGTGCGCCCGAGTGTCGCCCTGGTGGTGGCCACCCTGGGCCGGGCGATCCAGGCCGCCCTGGGGGCCCCGAAGACCCTGTGA
- a CDS encoding serine/threonine-protein kinase, translating into MTQIPTWSGGNSAPTSGRAAPGTLIGGRYTLRAAVGHGGMGTVWRAADTLLRRDVAIKEVILPPGLAPSDRDSMYERTMREARAAAALQHPAVVQVYDVVHENGRPWIVMELLEARSLADMVIEDGPIAPRVVAKIGIALLGALEVAHAHGVLHRDVKPANVLICTDGRCVLTDFGVARMPTDVQLTTPGMVLGSPHFISPERAMGSDFGPPSDLFSLGVTLYTAIEGRPPFDKGDPIETMHAVVEDPPTPAVRAGSLTPVLMGLLEKDPARRFDVPTARTMLRQQLAGPLASKAPPHMMTDPYSVVPSQRPPAAETQPIPPPQQPKPSGQIGGRAMLAPGESLTGRLAKLKDEDATAPVSPPASGGGRRRAPEAAAASAPTGAYPPPPPLSNDRTSVIPPSGSSESDETSVLPPRRQWDGARAARDPLPGTVVTSPSAKRRAMIDKTVTTVRRTTEQAVTTVKGWPRNTQLIAGGGALAVIVLLVLVISLTGGDDDPGTPPNQPTAGDQVVPASFPTQDYKGDKAVTVKVPKGWTRAATGNWVDYIDPEDKSTKVRVLIEPGSIAPKKFVETTAPGTLKKSKACPKPFKHLGATDEEISGLPAAQFEYTCGEGDSMRHGIWRQTTSGGKMYSFYLTTTESQFADSKQYFDEMAKTFALKAS; encoded by the coding sequence GTGACTCAGATTCCGACGTGGAGCGGCGGCAACTCTGCTCCGACCAGCGGACGCGCAGCCCCGGGCACGCTCATCGGCGGGCGGTACACCTTGCGTGCCGCGGTCGGCCACGGTGGCATGGGCACAGTCTGGCGTGCGGCGGACACGCTGCTGCGCCGTGACGTGGCCATCAAGGAGGTCATCCTCCCGCCCGGCCTGGCCCCCAGCGACCGCGACTCGATGTACGAGCGGACGATGCGCGAAGCCCGCGCCGCGGCCGCCCTGCAGCATCCGGCCGTTGTCCAGGTCTACGACGTGGTGCACGAGAACGGCCGCCCGTGGATCGTCATGGAGCTGCTCGAGGCCCGCAGTCTCGCCGACATGGTCATCGAGGACGGGCCCATCGCCCCGCGCGTCGTCGCCAAGATCGGCATCGCGCTGCTCGGCGCGCTCGAGGTGGCGCACGCGCACGGCGTGCTGCACCGTGACGTGAAGCCGGCCAACGTCCTGATCTGCACCGACGGCCGCTGCGTGCTGACCGACTTCGGTGTGGCCCGGATGCCCACCGACGTGCAGCTCACCACGCCGGGCATGGTGCTGGGCTCGCCGCACTTCATCTCGCCCGAGCGGGCGATGGGCAGCGACTTCGGCCCGCCCAGCGACCTGTTCTCGCTCGGCGTCACGCTCTACACCGCGATCGAGGGCCGCCCGCCGTTCGACAAGGGCGACCCCATCGAGACCATGCACGCCGTGGTCGAGGACCCGCCGACCCCCGCGGTCCGGGCGGGCTCGCTGACCCCGGTCCTGATGGGCCTGCTCGAGAAGGACCCCGCCCGGCGGTTCGACGTGCCGACCGCGCGCACGATGCTCCGCCAGCAGCTGGCAGGCCCACTGGCCAGCAAGGCGCCGCCGCACATGATGACGGACCCCTACTCGGTGGTTCCGTCGCAGCGGCCGCCGGCGGCCGAGACGCAGCCCATCCCGCCTCCGCAGCAGCCGAAGCCCAGCGGCCAGATCGGCGGCCGGGCCATGCTCGCCCCCGGTGAGTCGCTCACCGGGCGGCTGGCCAAGCTCAAGGACGAGGACGCCACCGCACCGGTTTCGCCGCCGGCTTCCGGTGGTGGCCGCCGGCGTGCCCCGGAGGCCGCGGCCGCCAGTGCGCCGACCGGCGCCTACCCGCCCCCGCCTCCGCTTTCCAACGACCGCACCAGCGTCATCCCGCCGTCGGGCTCCTCGGAGAGCGACGAGACCAGCGTGCTGCCGCCGCGGCGGCAGTGGGACGGCGCCCGGGCCGCCCGCGACCCGCTGCCCGGCACGGTCGTGACCAGTCCCTCCGCGAAGCGCCGGGCGATGATCGACAAGACCGTCACGACGGTCCGCCGGACCACCGAGCAGGCCGTCACCACGGTCAAGGGCTGGCCGCGCAACACCCAGCTCATCGCCGGTGGCGGCGCCCTCGCGGTGATCGTCCTGCTGGTGCTGGTGATCTCACTGACCGGTGGCGACGACGACCCCGGCACGCCGCCCAACCAGCCCACGGCCGGTGACCAGGTGGTGCCGGCGTCCTTCCCGACGCAGGACTACAAGGGCGACAAGGCCGTCACGGTGAAGGTGCCGAAGGGCTGGACCCGCGCCGCGACGGGCAACTGGGTCGACTACATCGACCCGGAGGACAAGTCGACCAAGGTCCGCGTGCTGATCGAGCCCGGCTCGATCGCGCCGAAGAAGTTCGTCGAGACCACGGCGCCGGGCACACTCAAGAAGTCGAAGGCCTGCCCGAAGCCGTTCAAGCACCTCGGCGCGACCGACGAGGAGATCTCGGGCCTGCCGGCCGCTCAGTTCGAGTACACCTGCGGTGAGGGCGACAGCATGCGTCACGGCATCTGGCGGCAGACCACCAGCGGCGGCAAGATGTATTCGTTCTACCTCACGACCACCGAGTCGCAGTTCGCCGACAGCAAGCAGTACTTCGACGAGATGGCCAAGACCTTCGCCCTCAAGGCGAGCTGA
- a CDS encoding phospho-sugar mutase produces the protein MATDDLRRLAETWLADDPDPAARDEIRELLARLPESAGELADRFAGPLTFGTAGLRGRLRAGPNGMNLSVVTRAAAGLIGWLAAQGGQGPLVIGYDARHGSQEFARQTARVATAAGREALLLPGPLPTPVLAYAVRALDAVAGVMVTASHNPPQDNGYKVYLGAQLGGPGGAGAQIVPPADAGIEAAIQAVGAVTEVPLGAPGTVLDDKILQGYVDSAAAVVPAGPRDLRVAYTPLHGVGGKVLAAAFARAGFAEPAVVAEQAEPDPEFPTVAFPNPEEPGAMDLLLDLASRVDADLAIANDPDADRCAVALPGDEPGTWRPLTGDELGILLADHLIRRGVSGTYATTIVSSTLLRALCTARDVPYAETLTGFKWIVRGAEKLAYGYEEALGYCVAPDLVRDKDGITAALMVAEMAAALKAEGKSLADRLDDLDLEFGVHRTGQLSVRVEDLTEISRAMALVRTGPPATLLGDEVTGVEDRLPDADVLTLRTSRARVVIRPSGTEPKLKAYLEVVEPVAQGDLAAARLRAEAALTRGLRPEIATALGLD, from the coding sequence ATGGCAACCGATGACCTTCGCAGGCTGGCCGAGACCTGGCTCGCCGACGATCCCGACCCGGCCGCGCGTGACGAGATCCGGGAGCTGCTCGCGCGGCTCCCGGAGAGCGCCGGTGAGCTCGCCGACCGCTTCGCCGGACCGCTGACCTTCGGGACAGCCGGTCTGCGAGGCCGGTTGCGTGCCGGGCCGAACGGCATGAACCTCTCCGTCGTCACCCGCGCGGCAGCCGGTCTGATCGGCTGGCTGGCGGCGCAGGGCGGCCAGGGACCGCTGGTCATCGGGTACGACGCCCGGCACGGCTCGCAGGAGTTCGCACGGCAGACCGCCCGCGTCGCCACAGCGGCCGGGCGCGAGGCGTTGCTGCTGCCCGGGCCGCTCCCGACGCCGGTGCTCGCCTACGCGGTGCGGGCCCTCGACGCGGTCGCCGGGGTCATGGTCACCGCGAGCCACAACCCGCCCCAGGACAACGGTTACAAGGTCTACCTGGGCGCGCAGCTCGGCGGGCCCGGCGGCGCCGGCGCCCAGATCGTCCCGCCCGCCGACGCGGGCATCGAGGCCGCCATCCAGGCGGTAGGCGCGGTCACCGAGGTCCCGCTGGGTGCTCCCGGCACGGTCCTCGACGACAAGATCCTCCAGGGGTACGTGGACAGTGCCGCAGCCGTCGTCCCGGCCGGCCCGCGCGACCTGAGGGTGGCGTACACGCCCCTGCACGGTGTCGGTGGCAAGGTGCTCGCCGCGGCCTTCGCCCGGGCGGGATTCGCGGAGCCCGCCGTGGTGGCCGAGCAGGCCGAACCGGACCCGGAGTTCCCGACCGTCGCGTTCCCCAACCCGGAGGAGCCGGGCGCGATGGACCTCCTGCTCGACCTGGCCTCACGTGTCGACGCGGACCTGGCCATCGCCAACGACCCCGACGCCGACCGCTGTGCCGTGGCCCTGCCCGGCGACGAGCCCGGCACCTGGCGGCCACTCACCGGTGACGAGCTGGGCATCCTGCTCGCCGACCACCTGATCCGCCGCGGCGTCTCCGGCACGTACGCGACCACGATCGTCTCGTCCACCCTGCTGCGCGCGCTCTGCACCGCCCGCGACGTCCCGTACGCGGAGACCCTGACCGGCTTCAAGTGGATCGTCCGCGGCGCCGAGAAGCTCGCGTACGGGTACGAGGAGGCGCTCGGTTACTGCGTCGCCCCCGACCTGGTCCGCGACAAGGACGGCATCACGGCCGCGCTGATGGTGGCGGAGATGGCGGCAGCGCTCAAGGCCGAGGGCAAGTCGCTCGCCGACCGTCTCGACGACCTGGACCTGGAGTTCGGCGTCCACCGCACCGGGCAGCTCTCGGTGCGGGTCGAGGACCTGACCGAGATCTCCCGCGCGATGGCCCTGGTGCGCACCGGCCCGCCCGCCACCCTGCTGGGCGACGAGGTCACCGGTGTCGAGGACCGGCTGCCCGATGCCGACGTGCTGACCCTGCGCACCTCCCGGGCCCGCGTGGTGATCCGCCCGTCGGGGACCGAGCCGAAACTCAAGGCGTACCTGGAAGTGGTCGAACCGGTCGCCCAGGGTGACCTGGCCGCGGCCCGGCTCCGCGCGGAGGCGGCGCTGACCCGCGGCCTGCGCCCGGAGATCGCCACCGCGCTCGGCCTGGACTGA